In Streptomyces dangxiongensis, one DNA window encodes the following:
- a CDS encoding glycogen debranching N-terminal domain-containing protein, which translates to MPGLPPTHDAFICVALPGLAISGEPGQLAGRGLDGFYRGGRRLLSRCQVRVAGREPLPVQARMTGADSARFVGTLRVSPVAGPDPDVVVERARNADGTERITFRNVGLRPLRLPVEVALGTDLAELGAIASGAAGPELTATVHDSGLRWATADAAACVTADPPPSDALASAGLLRWEAELPPGETVTVELRIRPAGAGTLRPAGQAATSPLAAAQAAGDDPRVAPLLHTAIADLHALLLRDPAHPSDTYLAAGAPWRCGMAPADALAAARMALPLGTRLAAGTLRSLARTQLTGPGPGAGMIPGPRRDAGPHLPPSCTGTEATLLFPVLLAEARRWGLPEQETRELLPAAEHCLTWLRTATGDGTYLADPYPAGPARCETQAHAHRAALLGADLLEAFGRPGATELRQWAQNLRTAFRADFWIEDRGGGRPAAALAADGRPVPHLAATTVHLLDTGLLGAGRPAPGLLDKARTEHLARLLGTPAMDTGWGLRGLGTKEAGHNPFGHRTGAVRVQESALAVAGLAVAGYEKEAGGLLRGLLGAAEHFGHRLPEMFAGEQRSAGSAPLPHPAACRPAATAAAAVVLVLTALAGIRPDVPARTVALRPLRSAPLGELSLAGLRVAGAPFAVRISRLGLAMVEEAADGLRLGS; encoded by the coding sequence GTGCCCGGACTGCCGCCCACGCACGACGCGTTCATCTGCGTGGCCCTGCCCGGCCTCGCCATCTCCGGTGAGCCGGGACAGCTCGCCGGTCGGGGACTGGACGGGTTCTACCGAGGCGGCAGGCGCCTGCTCTCCCGGTGCCAGGTCCGTGTGGCGGGACGTGAACCGCTGCCGGTACAGGCCAGGATGACCGGTGCCGACTCTGCCCGCTTCGTGGGCACGTTGCGCGTCTCCCCGGTTGCGGGCCCCGACCCGGACGTCGTGGTCGAACGGGCACGCAATGCCGACGGAACCGAACGGATCACCTTCCGCAACGTTGGCCTGCGTCCACTGCGCCTGCCTGTCGAGGTCGCCCTCGGCACCGACCTGGCGGAACTCGGCGCCATCGCCTCCGGCGCGGCAGGACCCGAACTCACGGCCACCGTGCACGACTCGGGCCTGCGCTGGGCCACCGCAGACGCCGCCGCCTGCGTCACCGCCGACCCACCGCCCTCGGACGCCCTGGCGTCAGCCGGGCTGCTGCGCTGGGAAGCGGAACTGCCACCGGGCGAGACGGTGACCGTGGAGCTGAGGATCCGGCCGGCGGGCGCAGGCACGCTGCGCCCGGCGGGCCAGGCCGCGACCAGCCCCCTCGCCGCCGCGCAGGCGGCAGGCGACGACCCCCGGGTGGCCCCTCTGCTGCACACGGCGATCGCCGACCTCCACGCCCTGCTGTTGCGCGATCCCGCACACCCCTCCGACACCTACCTCGCGGCAGGTGCGCCCTGGCGCTGTGGAATGGCCCCGGCCGATGCACTCGCCGCCGCCCGCATGGCCCTGCCCCTGGGCACCCGGCTCGCCGCGGGCACACTGCGCAGCCTGGCCCGTACCCAGCTCACGGGGCCAGGCCCTGGAGCCGGCATGATCCCCGGCCCGCGACGCGACGCGGGCCCGCACCTCCCGCCGAGCTGCACGGGAACGGAAGCGACCCTGCTTTTCCCCGTCCTGCTCGCGGAGGCCCGCCGCTGGGGGCTCCCCGAGCAGGAGACGAGGGAACTGCTGCCCGCGGCGGAACACTGCCTGACCTGGCTGCGGACCGCCACCGGCGACGGAACCTACCTCGCCGACCCGTACCCGGCAGGCCCGGCCCGTTGCGAGACCCAGGCCCACGCGCACCGCGCAGCCCTGCTCGGTGCCGACCTCCTCGAAGCCTTCGGCAGACCGGGCGCCACGGAGTTACGGCAGTGGGCCCAGAACCTGCGAACGGCCTTCCGGGCCGATTTCTGGATCGAGGACCGCGGAGGCGGACGCCCGGCCGCGGCCCTGGCAGCCGACGGCCGGCCCGTTCCCCACCTGGCCGCCACCACGGTCCACCTCCTCGACACCGGCCTGCTCGGCGCCGGCCGGCCGGCGCCGGGCCTGCTGGACAAGGCGCGCACCGAACACCTCGCCCGGTTGCTCGGCACCCCCGCGATGGACACGGGCTGGGGACTTCGGGGACTCGGCACCAAGGAGGCGGGACACAACCCGTTCGGCCACCGGACGGGGGCCGTGCGGGTCCAGGAGAGCGCACTCGCCGTCGCGGGACTGGCTGTGGCCGGCTATGAGAAGGAAGCCGGCGGCCTGCTGAGAGGACTGCTCGGAGCGGCGGAACACTTCGGCCACCGGCTGCCCGAGATGTTCGCCGGCGAACAGCGCTCCGCCGGCAGCGCACCCCTCCCGCATCCCGCGGCCTGCCGGCCGGCGGCCACCGCCGCTGCCGCAGTGGTCCTCGTGCTCACCGCTCTCGCGGGTATCCGCCCCGACGTACCCGCCCGGACGGTCGCCCTGCGCCCCCTTCGAAGCGCGCCGCTCGGCGAGCTCAGCCTCGCGGGGCTGCGTGTCGCGGGCGCACCCTTCGCCGTACGGATCAGCCGACTGGGACTCGCCATGGTGGAGGAGGCCGCGGACGGACTCCGATTGGGATCGTGA
- a CDS encoding TetR/AcrR family transcriptional regulator, producing MATSRWTAAPDRTASPRRRGAVLERAILDAALEQLSTVGWKGLTMEGVAAEAQTGKAAVYRRWPSKEDLVADALVAGLPRLEEAPDLGSIREDLLTLCRQVRQIMFSRPGVAIRSVIHECDQLQAERFEGVIVGSVVEPTVKLLCAVITRGIERGEVRSDAANGYVFDAIPAMMMYRSKMCASEWSDQDLGEMVDQLMLPLLRPQGV from the coding sequence ATGGCTACCTCGCGCTGGACGGCCGCGCCCGATCGCACGGCTTCCCCTCGTCGGCGCGGCGCGGTGCTGGAGCGCGCGATCCTCGACGCCGCACTGGAGCAGCTGAGCACGGTCGGCTGGAAGGGGCTGACCATGGAGGGAGTCGCGGCCGAGGCCCAGACGGGCAAGGCCGCGGTCTACCGCCGCTGGCCGTCCAAGGAGGATCTGGTCGCCGACGCGCTGGTGGCCGGGCTGCCCCGGCTGGAGGAGGCCCCCGACCTCGGAAGCATCCGCGAGGACCTGCTCACGCTGTGTCGGCAGGTACGGCAGATCATGTTCTCGCGCCCCGGGGTCGCAATCCGTTCGGTCATTCACGAATGCGATCAACTGCAAGCGGAGCGCTTCGAGGGGGTGATCGTGGGGAGCGTGGTGGAGCCGACCGTCAAGCTCCTCTGTGCGGTCATCACTCGTGGCATAGAGCGAGGAGAGGTTCGCTCCGACGCGGCCAACGGATACGTCTTCGATGCCATCCCGGCCATGATGATGTATCGGTCAAAGATGTGCGCAAGCGAATGGAGTGATCAGGATCTCGGGGAGATGGTCGACCAGTTGATGCTTCCGCTGCTGCGCCCCCAGGGAGTCTGA
- a CDS encoding ribonuclease HII, protein MPYEPPTHTVERSLRATTGAKVIAGVDEVGRGAWAGPVTVCAAITGLRRPPEGLTDSKLLTIRRRTQLAEILRTWVTAYALGHASPEEIDDLGMTAALRLAAVRALDALPVRPDAVILDGKHDYLGAPWKVRTVIKGDRSCVAVAAASVIAKVQRDKMMAELAVDHADFGFADNAGYPSPVHKAALAERGPTPHHRLSWAYLDALPQWRHLKKVRSWADGGVPEIEGQLGFDF, encoded by the coding sequence ATGCCGTACGAACCACCTACACACACCGTCGAGCGCTCCCTGCGCGCCACGACCGGAGCGAAGGTCATTGCCGGTGTCGACGAGGTGGGACGCGGCGCCTGGGCCGGGCCCGTCACCGTCTGCGCGGCGATCACCGGTCTCCGTCGGCCGCCCGAGGGGCTGACCGACTCCAAGCTGCTGACGATCAGGCGACGTACGCAACTCGCGGAGATCCTCCGGACATGGGTGACCGCCTATGCGCTGGGGCATGCTTCCCCCGAGGAGATCGACGACCTGGGGATGACGGCCGCGCTGCGGCTCGCCGCGGTCCGCGCCCTGGACGCTCTGCCGGTCCGTCCCGACGCCGTCATCCTCGACGGGAAGCACGACTACCTCGGCGCTCCCTGGAAGGTCCGCACGGTGATCAAGGGGGACCGGTCGTGCGTGGCCGTCGCGGCCGCGTCGGTGATCGCCAAGGTTCAGCGCGACAAAATGATGGCCGAACTGGCCGTCGACCATGCAGACTTCGGATTCGCGGACAACGCCGGGTATCCGTCGCCCGTGCACAAGGCCGCACTGGCGGAGCGGGGGCCCACCCCGCACCACCGTTTGTCATGGGCGTATCTTGATGCGTTGCCTCAGTGGCGGCACCTCAAGAAGGTCCGTAGCTGGGCGGACGGAGGCGTTCCGGAAATCGAGGGTCAGCTCGGCTTCGATTTCTGA
- a CDS encoding RecQ family ATP-dependent DNA helicase — protein MEHTSNADLRAEADAVLARLVGNASGAARLREDQWRAIEALVADKRRALVVQRTGWGKSAVYFVATSLLRARGSGPTVIVSPLLALMRNQVEAAARAGIHARTINSANTEEWEDVQAEIAAGGVDVLLVSPERLNNPDFRDQVLPKLSAATGLLVVDEAHCISDWGHDFRPDYRRLRTMLGDLPPGVPVLATTATANARVTADVAEQLGTGGASDALVLRGPLDRESLRLAVLPLPDAAHRMAWLADHLDELPGSGIIYTLTVAAAEEVTAFLRQRGHTVASYTGKTENADRQQAEDDLLANRVKALVATSALGMGFDKPDLGFVVHLGSPSSPIAYYQQVGRAGRGVENAEVLLLPGKEDEAIWEYFASLAFPSEELVRRTLDVLGRAGGPLSLPALEPLVELRRSRLETMLKVLDVDGAVHRVKGGWIATGQPWSYDSERYAWVARQRAAEQQAMREYAATTECRMEFLQRQLDDEGAKPCGRCDNCAGPRFTAGLSTTALDAARSDLGRAGVEVEPRRMWPTGLPAIGINLKGRIPAGEQASPGRALGRLSDIGWGNRLRPLFAPQTPDADVPDDVARAVVDVLADWARGPGGWASGAPDALPRPVGVVTVASRSRPRLVHSLGVRIAEIGRLPLLGAVEYDGGVTRMPRSNSAQRLKVLDGALTVPPTLVSALAEAHGPVLLIDDFTETGWTMAVAARLLRKSGAQGVLPLVLAVQG, from the coding sequence ATGGAGCACACGAGCAACGCGGATCTCCGGGCAGAGGCGGACGCCGTCCTCGCCCGGCTCGTCGGGAATGCCTCGGGCGCCGCCCGGCTGCGCGAGGACCAGTGGCGGGCGATCGAGGCGCTGGTCGCCGACAAGCGCCGGGCCCTGGTCGTGCAGCGCACGGGATGGGGCAAGTCCGCGGTGTACTTCGTGGCCACCTCACTGCTGCGGGCCAGAGGAAGCGGGCCCACGGTGATCGTCTCGCCCCTGCTCGCGCTCATGCGCAACCAGGTGGAGGCCGCGGCCCGGGCCGGCATCCACGCCCGGACCATCAACTCCGCCAACACCGAGGAGTGGGAGGACGTCCAGGCCGAGATCGCGGCCGGTGGCGTCGATGTGTTGCTCGTCTCGCCGGAGCGGTTGAACAACCCGGACTTCCGTGACCAGGTCCTGCCCAAGCTGTCCGCGGCCACCGGCCTGCTGGTCGTGGACGAGGCCCACTGCATCTCCGACTGGGGTCACGACTTCCGCCCCGACTACCGCCGCCTGCGCACCATGCTCGGCGACCTCCCGCCCGGCGTCCCCGTGCTGGCCACCACGGCCACGGCCAACGCGCGGGTGACCGCGGACGTCGCCGAGCAGCTCGGCACGGGCGGTGCGTCGGACGCGCTGGTGCTGCGCGGCCCCCTCGATCGGGAGAGCCTGCGCCTGGCCGTGCTGCCGCTCCCGGACGCCGCGCACCGGATGGCCTGGCTCGCCGACCATCTCGACGAGCTGCCGGGCTCCGGCATCATCTACACGCTCACCGTCGCCGCGGCCGAGGAGGTCACCGCCTTCCTGCGACAGCGCGGGCACACTGTCGCCTCCTACACGGGCAAGACGGAGAACGCCGACCGGCAGCAGGCCGAGGACGACCTGCTGGCCAACCGCGTCAAGGCCCTGGTCGCCACGTCTGCGCTCGGCATGGGCTTCGACAAGCCCGATCTCGGTTTCGTCGTCCATCTCGGCTCGCCCTCCTCCCCCATCGCCTACTACCAGCAGGTCGGCCGAGCCGGCCGCGGTGTGGAGAACGCGGAGGTCCTGCTGCTCCCGGGCAAGGAGGATGAGGCGATCTGGGAGTACTTCGCCTCGCTGGCCTTCCCCTCCGAGGAACTGGTCCGGCGCACCCTGGACGTCCTCGGCCGGGCCGGGGGACCCCTGTCGCTGCCCGCCCTGGAACCCCTGGTCGAGCTGCGCCGCTCACGCCTGGAGACCATGCTCAAAGTGCTCGACGTGGACGGGGCGGTGCACCGGGTCAAGGGCGGCTGGATCGCCACCGGACAGCCATGGTCGTACGACTCCGAGCGCTACGCGTGGGTGGCCCGGCAGCGCGCGGCCGAGCAGCAGGCGATGCGTGAGTACGCGGCCACCACCGAGTGCCGGATGGAGTTCCTTCAGCGCCAGTTGGACGACGAGGGCGCCAAACCCTGTGGCCGCTGCGACAACTGCGCGGGACCGCGCTTCACCGCCGGCCTGTCCACGACGGCCCTGGACGCCGCACGGAGCGACCTGGGCCGTGCCGGAGTGGAGGTGGAGCCCCGCCGGATGTGGCCGACCGGGCTCCCGGCCATCGGCATCAACCTCAAGGGGCGCATCCCGGCCGGTGAGCAGGCCTCGCCGGGGCGGGCCCTGGGACGTCTGTCGGACATCGGCTGGGGCAACCGGCTGCGTCCGCTGTTCGCGCCCCAGACCCCGGACGCCGATGTCCCGGACGACGTGGCGCGAGCCGTGGTCGACGTGCTGGCCGACTGGGCCAGAGGGCCCGGCGGCTGGGCCTCCGGTGCGCCCGATGCCCTGCCCCGGCCGGTGGGCGTGGTCACCGTCGCCTCGCGCAGCCGGCCGCGGCTGGTCCACTCGCTGGGCGTACGGATCGCGGAGATCGGCCGGCTCCCCCTGCTCGGCGCGGTGGAGTACGACGGGGGCGTGACCCGGATGCCGCGCAGCAACAGTGCCCAGCGATTGAAGGTGCTCGACGGGGCGTTGACGGTGCCGCCCACCCTCGTGTCGGCACTCGCCGAGGCTCACGGCCCGGTGCTGCTGATCGACGACTTCACGGAGACGGGCTGGACCATGGCGGTCGCGGCGCGCCTGCTCAGGAAGTCCGGTGCGCAGGGGGTGCTGCCGCTCGTCCTCGCCGTCCAGGGCTGA
- a CDS encoding NUDIX hydrolase: MPYDPSAFPPFAVTVDLVVLTVRRHALCALAVRRGEPPFQGRWALPGGFVRADEDLSQAAARELAEETGLCAHDPSVPVQDNGAHLEQLATYGDPERDPRMRVVSVAHLALAPDLPAPRAGGDASNARWAPVDELLQQGGHGRDGESVAPLAFDHAQILADGVERARSKIEYSSLATAFCPPEFTVGELRRVYEAVWGVALDPRNFHRKVTGTPGFLVPTGGTTTRQGGRPAQLFRAGGATLLNPPMLRPEV; this comes from the coding sequence ATGCCCTACGACCCGTCAGCCTTTCCGCCTTTCGCTGTCACCGTGGACCTGGTCGTGCTGACCGTGCGCCGCCACGCCCTGTGCGCGCTGGCGGTACGCAGGGGTGAGCCTCCCTTCCAGGGGCGCTGGGCGCTGCCGGGGGGCTTCGTACGGGCCGATGAGGACCTGTCCCAGGCGGCGGCGCGCGAGCTGGCGGAAGAGACAGGGCTGTGCGCCCACGACCCCTCGGTCCCGGTGCAGGACAACGGCGCCCATCTCGAGCAGCTCGCCACCTACGGCGACCCCGAGCGGGACCCGCGTATGCGCGTGGTCAGCGTGGCGCATCTCGCGCTCGCGCCCGACCTGCCCGCACCGCGTGCCGGAGGTGACGCGAGCAACGCGCGCTGGGCACCGGTCGACGAACTGCTCCAGCAGGGGGGTCACGGCCGTGACGGCGAGTCCGTGGCACCACTCGCCTTCGACCACGCCCAGATCCTCGCCGACGGGGTGGAACGGGCCCGCTCCAAGATCGAGTACTCGTCACTGGCCACCGCGTTCTGCCCGCCCGAGTTCACCGTGGGGGAGCTGCGTCGGGTGTACGAGGCGGTGTGGGGCGTGGCTCTCGACCCGCGCAACTTCCACCGCAAGGTCACCGGCACCCCCGGCTTCCTCGTCCCCACGGGCGGTACGACCACCCGGCAGGGCGGCAGGCCCGCCCAGCTCTTCCGGGCCGGTGGCGCCACGCTGCTCAACCCGCCGATGCTGCGCCCCGAGGTGTGA
- a CDS encoding ADP-ribosylglycohydrolase family protein, which produces MTADSSSLERFERASASLRGLAVGDALGSQFFVPVNYPLLKRRELPPGPWQWTDDTEMACSVVAVLAAHQRIDQDALARSFAEHHDFDRGYGPAVNRLLRLVREGGDWRELAAGLFNGQGSWGNGAAMRIAPLGAWYADDPEQATHQAEISAYPTHQHREAVVGAMAVAAAAALAGSPDGPPSGEALLDGVIALVPKSAVGQGLRRARDMLDYGDPATVAAVLGSGRRTTAHDTVPFALWSAARALGDYETAFWTTAQVGGDMDTTCAIVGGVLAAGKAGAPPAEWVQRTEALPEWVSAGL; this is translated from the coding sequence ATGACCGCTGACTCCTCTTCCCTCGAGCGCTTCGAGCGCGCCTCGGCGAGCCTGCGTGGACTGGCCGTCGGAGACGCGCTGGGCTCCCAGTTCTTCGTTCCGGTGAACTACCCCCTGCTGAAGCGCCGGGAACTGCCCCCGGGCCCCTGGCAGTGGACGGACGACACGGAGATGGCCTGTTCCGTGGTGGCCGTCCTCGCCGCACACCAGCGCATCGACCAGGACGCGCTCGCCCGCTCCTTCGCCGAGCACCACGACTTCGACCGGGGCTACGGTCCCGCGGTCAACCGCCTGCTGCGTCTGGTCCGGGAGGGCGGGGACTGGCGGGAGCTGGCCGCCGGCCTCTTCAACGGGCAGGGGTCCTGGGGCAACGGCGCGGCCATGCGGATCGCCCCCCTGGGTGCCTGGTACGCGGATGATCCCGAGCAGGCGACCCACCAGGCGGAGATCTCGGCCTACCCCACGCACCAGCACCGGGAGGCCGTGGTCGGGGCCATGGCGGTGGCCGCGGCAGCGGCCCTGGCCGGCTCGCCCGACGGCCCGCCCAGCGGCGAGGCACTCCTCGACGGCGTCATCGCGCTCGTGCCGAAGAGCGCGGTCGGCCAGGGCCTCCGCCGCGCTCGCGACATGCTCGACTACGGCGACCCGGCCACCGTCGCGGCCGTGCTGGGCAGCGGACGCCGTACGACCGCGCACGACACCGTCCCCTTCGCCCTGTGGTCCGCCGCGCGGGCCCTCGGTGACTACGAGACGGCGTTCTGGACGACCGCCCAGGTGGGCGGGGACATGGACACCACCTGCGCGATCGTGGGCGGCGTGCTGGCCGCAGGCAAGGCCGGGGCGCCGCCGGCCGAGTGGGTGCAGCGGACCGAGGCGCTGCCGGAGTGGGTGTCCGCGGGTCTCTGA
- a CDS encoding DUF4192 domain-containing protein, whose translation MTNHSETTGPFENSGIPRQEPFTGPADQTAQVTLRTPAELADALPYLLGYRPEDSMVLVALHDHAGRGRFGGRARLGIPGHEEDWEAAARQLARGLVTGSERRGARPERMVAYVCQEPGPGESGRDVKRRLGRLAHLLRTECGSLDVPVIEALCISDGRFWSYCCAVEDCCPEDGSPMGLPGTSVLAAAATYAGLQVRGTLRELHVRLQPWETTAALEQEIALDTAGMTLVPRILDETTRPVVAQETLDLAERIIRRYAAAAPVSGTHPADVRDDDLLGDDEAAMLILGLQDRTTRDQAAAWMEGEEAGPALRLWRALARRCVGPYGEHAAAPLTLAGWVAWSTGDELEAREALAMALGADPDYLFARLLHQACNEGLDPESIRRCLRAESRGRTSTEAEADPAETTEQAAPASPTAPTEPSQTPAPRLAASAPADAEEAAPSPRAGTHRRRRARSASGEDSRHATGGTAGRRRPVGSRPRSFAPGPTRPGTRTPSATRTRAAGTGDAATSGSPSESGRPEPEVDG comes from the coding sequence ATGACGAATCACAGCGAAACGACCGGACCCTTCGAAAACAGCGGAATCCCGCGTCAGGAACCGTTCACCGGGCCGGCCGACCAGACCGCGCAGGTCACTCTGCGCACCCCGGCGGAGCTGGCCGACGCCCTGCCCTACCTGCTGGGGTACCGCCCGGAGGACAGCATGGTGCTGGTCGCCCTGCACGATCACGCGGGCCGGGGCAGGTTCGGCGGCCGGGCCCGGCTCGGCATCCCCGGACACGAGGAGGACTGGGAGGCCGCCGCACGGCAGCTGGCCCGCGGGTTGGTCACCGGCAGCGAGCGGCGCGGCGCCCGGCCCGAGCGCATGGTGGCCTACGTCTGCCAGGAGCCCGGCCCCGGAGAGTCCGGCCGGGACGTGAAACGACGACTCGGCCGGCTGGCCCATCTGCTGCGCACCGAGTGCGGCAGCCTCGACGTGCCGGTCATCGAGGCACTGTGCATCTCGGACGGCCGCTTCTGGTCGTACTGCTGCGCGGTCGAGGACTGCTGCCCCGAGGACGGCTCACCGATGGGCCTGCCCGGCACCTCCGTGCTGGCCGCCGCGGCCACCTACGCCGGCCTCCAGGTGCGCGGCACCCTCAGGGAGTTGCACGTCCGGCTGCAGCCCTGGGAGACCACCGCGGCGCTGGAGCAGGAGATCGCCCTGGACACGGCCGGCATGACCCTGGTGCCCCGGATCCTGGACGAGACGACCCGCCCGGTCGTCGCGCAGGAGACCTTGGACCTCGCCGAGCGGATCATCCGCCGCTACGCCGCGGCGGCGCCGGTCTCGGGCACGCATCCGGCGGACGTGCGCGACGACGACCTTCTGGGAGACGACGAGGCGGCGATGCTGATCCTCGGGCTCCAGGACCGCACGACCCGGGACCAGGCCGCCGCCTGGATGGAGGGGGAGGAGGCCGGTCCGGCTCTCCGGCTCTGGCGCGCACTGGCCCGCCGCTGCGTCGGGCCCTATGGCGAGCACGCCGCCGCTCCCCTGACCCTCGCCGGCTGGGTCGCCTGGTCGACGGGCGACGAACTGGAGGCGCGGGAGGCGCTGGCCATGGCACTGGGAGCCGACCCCGACTACCTCTTCGCCCGCCTGCTGCACCAGGCCTGCAACGAAGGACTCGACCCCGAGTCGATCCGCCGCTGCCTGCGCGCGGAGAGCCGGGGACGCACATCGACGGAGGCGGAAGCGGACCCGGCGGAGACCACGGAGCAAGCGGCCCCTGCGTCGCCCACCGCTCCCACCGAGCCTTCGCAGACCCCGGCGCCCCGGCTCGCGGCGAGCGCACCGGCGGACGCCGAAGAGGCCGCACCCAGCCCTCGGGCAGGTACGCACCGCCGGCGTCGCGCTCGATCCGCGTCCGGTGAGGACAGCCGTCACGCAACAGGGGGCACCGCTGGCCGACGCCGGCCGGTCGGCTCCCGTCCCCGTTCGTTCGCTCCCGGACCCACTCGGCCCGGCACCCGCACCCCGAGCGCCACACGCACGCGGGCAGCGGGCACTGGTGACGCCGCGACCAGTGGGAGCCCGTCGGAAAGCGGGCGCCCCGAGCCCGAGGTCGACGGATGA
- a CDS encoding MFS transporter — translation MTTSQLLQDDRKPGTARREGHPGIALTVIAACQLMVVLDATIVNIALPHIQDALKFSTTDLTWVVSAYTLTFGGLLLLGARAGDILGRRRVFMAGILLFTFASLLGGLAQEPWQLLAARALQGVGGAIASPTSLALITTTFPEGPERNRAFGVFAAVSAGGGAIGLLAGGMLTDWLDWRWVLFVNVPIGVLIASLAPLYINESRRHPGRFDLTGALTSTTGMATLVYGFIRAAEEGWRDALTLGSFAASAVLLFAFVFIEMRAKEPITPLRMFTDRNRWGTYVIMLSLAAAMFGMFFYIVLFVQNVLGYSAIKAGVAFLPVTVAIAIGAGLSQRFLPAFGPKPFMMTGSAFVVVGLTWQTLIRPDSSYVGGVLGPLLVFGFGMGLNFVTATVTAVSGVAQHEAGAASGLLNAMQQVGGSLGLSILTTVFGSAGKDEAKKQLPKFLADGSPEQKAQFAKTHQLPAPWGHEVLAHGISTAFVPAAAMAVLAFLTAWLVIRVRKSDLDSLAGVAGPGIG, via the coding sequence GTGACGACCTCTCAGTTGCTCCAGGACGATCGGAAACCGGGCACGGCCCGCCGGGAGGGGCATCCCGGCATCGCGCTCACCGTCATCGCGGCCTGCCAACTCATGGTGGTGCTCGACGCGACGATTGTGAACATCGCACTCCCGCACATTCAAGACGCTCTCAAGTTCAGCACCACCGACCTCACTTGGGTGGTCAGCGCCTACACGCTCACCTTCGGCGGCCTGCTTCTGCTCGGTGCCCGGGCCGGTGACATCCTCGGCCGGCGCCGGGTGTTCATGGCCGGCATCCTGCTGTTCACCTTCGCCTCTCTGCTGGGCGGCCTGGCCCAGGAGCCCTGGCAGTTGCTGGCCGCGCGGGCCTTGCAGGGCGTGGGTGGCGCGATCGCGTCGCCCACGTCGCTCGCGCTGATCACGACGACCTTCCCCGAGGGGCCGGAACGCAACCGGGCCTTCGGCGTGTTCGCGGCCGTGTCCGCCGGCGGTGGTGCCATCGGCCTGCTCGCGGGCGGCATGCTCACCGACTGGCTCGACTGGCGGTGGGTGCTGTTCGTCAACGTGCCCATCGGCGTGCTGATCGCGTCGCTCGCGCCGCTGTACATCAACGAATCCCGGCGTCACCCGGGGCGCTTCGACCTCACCGGTGCGCTGACCTCCACGACGGGCATGGCCACGCTGGTGTACGGGTTCATCCGTGCCGCGGAGGAGGGCTGGCGGGACGCTCTCACCCTCGGTTCGTTCGCCGCGTCCGCCGTCCTGCTGTTCGCCTTCGTCTTCATCGAGATGCGGGCGAAGGAGCCGATCACTCCGCTCAGGATGTTCACCGACCGGAACCGCTGGGGCACGTACGTGATCATGCTCAGCCTGGCCGCGGCGATGTTCGGCATGTTCTTCTACATCGTGCTGTTCGTGCAGAACGTGCTCGGCTACAGCGCCATCAAAGCCGGTGTCGCCTTCCTTCCCGTGACCGTGGCGATCGCGATCGGCGCGGGCCTGTCCCAGCGCTTCCTGCCGGCCTTCGGTCCCAAGCCGTTCATGATGACCGGTTCGGCGTTCGTGGTGGTCGGACTGACCTGGCAGACGCTCATCCGTCCCGACAGCAGCTACGTCGGCGGAGTGCTGGGCCCGCTGCTGGTGTTCGGCTTCGGCATGGGCCTGAACTTCGTGACGGCCACCGTCACCGCCGTGTCCGGCGTCGCCCAGCACGAGGCGGGCGCGGCGTCCGGGCTGCTCAACGCCATGCAGCAGGTCGGCGGCTCGCTCGGCCTGTCCATTCTGACGACCGTCTTCGGTTCGGCCGGCAAGGACGAGGCGAAGAAGCAGCTGCCGAAGTTCCTCGCCGACGGCTCGCCGGAACAGAAAGCGCAGTTCGCCAAGACGCATCAGTTGCCCGCGCCCTGGGGACACGAGGTGCTCGCCCATGGCATCTCGACGGCCTTCGTCCCGGCCGCCGCGATGGCCGTCCTCGCCTTCCTCACCGCCTGGCTGGTGATCAGGGTCCGCAAGAGCGATCTCGACTCCCTCGCGGGCGTGGCGGGCCCGGGCATCGGCTGA